One Manihot esculenta cultivar AM560-2 chromosome 18, M.esculenta_v8, whole genome shotgun sequence genomic window carries:
- the LOC110605882 gene encoding uncharacterized protein LOC110605882 has product MLYIAPVEKAGLTTSLSTPQPPTSEKDHLHCDYCGKPRHTKETCWKLHGRPTRGRRGKRGTSRNQANLAETVEEPFKETTKTEFLSPNELQSLKRLLSHIDTSSSSSATSNFVKSGSSHREEDWQW; this is encoded by the exons ATGCTCTATATTGCACCAGTTGAAAAGGCTGGATTGACTACTAGTTTGAGCACACCACAGCCTCCTACTTCAGAGAAAGATCACCTACACTGTGACTATTGTGGGAAACCGAGGCATACCAAAGAGACTTGTTGGAAGTTACATGGTCGTCCCACTAGAGGCCGTAGAGGAAAACGAGGTACCTCCAGAAATCAAGCTAATTTAGCAGAAACTGTGGAGGAGCCCTTTAAGGAGACAACAAAGACTGAGTTCCTTTCCCCTAATGAACTTCAGAGTCTCAAGCGCCTCTTGTCTCATATTGACACCTCTTCATCCTCTAGTGCtacatctaactttgtaaagtcag gatcttcgcacagggaagaggattggcaatggtag